A stretch of DNA from Aquificaceae bacterium:
AAAGCTCGCCCTTGGCTATGAGAACCTTGAGGACATAGGCTGGAAGCTCTACAAACTCCTAAGACCAGAGATACCCCACACTTTCCTTGACAAGCTAAAAAGACTTCCAGAGCTAAAGAAACTAAACGACTCTCTACCAAGAATTGTAAAGGATGGGAGCATAAGGGAAAACATAAAGAGGGAAAGGATAGATATCCTTGAGTTTCCCGTGCTTCAGTGTTGGCCCAAGGATGGTGGAAGGTATATAACCTTTGGTCAGACCATTACCAAAGACCCAGAAAGCGGTATAAGAAACGTGGGTCTTTATCGCATTCAGGTCCTTTCTCCCACGGAGCTTGCCCTCCACTGGCAGATTCACAAGGATGGAAACCACCACTACTGGAAGGCAAAAAGGCTTGGCAAGAGGCTTGAAGTGGCAATAGCCATAGGTGGAGACCCAGTGCTTTCTTATGTGGCTTCCGCACCTCTCCCACCAGAGGTGGACGAATACCTCTTTGCAGGTCTTATAAGAGAAGAGGGAGTGGAGCTTATAAAGGGTATAACCGTAGACCTTGAGTATCCTGCCCATGCGGAGATAGTAATAGAAGGTTATGTAGACCCCTCCGAGCCTCTTGTGGATGAGGGTCCCTTTGGAGACCACACAGGCTTTTACACTCCCGTGGACAAATACCCCAAAATGCACATAACCGCCATCCTGCATAGAAACAACCCCATATACCTTGCCACTATAGTGGGTAAGCCTCCTCAAGAGGACAAATACATAGGTTGGGCTACAGAGAGGATATTCCTGCCTCTTATAAAGTTCAACCTGCCAGAGGTGGTAGACTACCACTTGCCTGCAGAAGGTTGTTTTCATAATTTCTGCTTTGTCTCCATAAAGAAACGTTATCCCGGACATGCCTTTAAGACCGCATACGCTTTACTTGGTCTTGGTCTCATGTCTCTGACAAAGCATATAGTGGTCTTTGACGAGGACATAGACGTTCATGACTTTGGACAGGTTTTGTGGGCTTGGGGCAACAACGTAGACCCCTCAAGGGATGTGCTAATTCTAAAGGGTCCCATAGATGTGCTTGACCACTCCACAAACCAAGTGGGCTTTGGTGGAAAGATGGTTATAGATGCAACCACCAAGTGGAAAGAAGAAGGCTACACAAGGGAGTGGCCCGAGGTTATAGAGATGTCTCAAGAGGTTAAAAAGAGAATAGACAGCCTATGGCATAGGCTTGGGTTGTAGCTTCCTCTTGTAAGCCTTTAGGGTATTCAAAAGCAAGGCACTAACGGTCATAGGACCCACACCCCCTGGCACGGGTGTTATGGCATAGACCTTTTCCTTTACCTCCTCAAAGTCCACATCACCCACTATCTTGTCTCCTACCCGTGATATACCCACATCCACCACCACCGCACCTTCCTTTACCATATGAGCCTTTATAAGGTGTGGCACGCCTGTGGCAGAAATAAGTATGTCCGCCTGCCTTGTGTATTTGCTTATGTCTCTTGTGTGTATATGACACACGCTTATGGTCGCATCCCGCCATAGCATCAAAAGACTAAGTGGTCTTCCCACAATAAAACCCGCACCCACAATAACCACATCCTTCCCCTTTACCTCTATGTTGTAGTGCCTAAGGAGCAGGTCTATACCAAGAGGGGTGCAAGGAATAAAGCCATCCTCTATACGCGCCACAAGCCTTCCCATATTCTCAGGGTGGAAACCATCCACATCCTTTTTGGGGCTTATGGCGAGGATAACTTCTTGCTGGTTTATGTGAGGTGGTAGAGGAAGTTGGACAAGAATACCATCCACCTCATCCTCTGCATTTAGCTGGGCTATAAGCTCAAGCAGTTCTTCGGTAGTGGTGTTCTCTGGAAGTTCATAGGATATGGACCTTATGCCTACCTTTTCGCAGGCTTTTTTC
This window harbors:
- the folD gene encoding bifunctional methylenetetrahydrofolate dehydrogenase/methenyltetrahydrofolate cyclohydrolase FolD produces the protein MEKAIGTYLLLDGKSLSEKIRADIRREVEAFVSKGLRPPTLAVVLVGDDPASKVYVGNKKKACEKVGIRSISYELPENTTTEELLELIAQLNAEDEVDGILVQLPLPPHINQQEVILAISPKKDVDGFHPENMGRLVARIEDGFIPCTPLGIDLLLRHYNIEVKGKDVVIVGAGFIVGRPLSLLMLWRDATISVCHIHTRDISKYTRQADILISATGVPHLIKAHMVKEGAVVVDVGISRVGDKIVGDVDFEEVKEKVYAITPVPGGVGPMTVSALLLNTLKAYKRKLQPKPMP
- a CDS encoding menaquinone biosynthesis decarboxylase, encoding MPYKDLREFLKLLEKEGELARIREEVSPILEITEITDRVCKMPGGGKALLFERVKGYSTPVLTNLLGSERRIKLALGYENLEDIGWKLYKLLRPEIPHTFLDKLKRLPELKKLNDSLPRIVKDGSIRENIKRERIDILEFPVLQCWPKDGGRYITFGQTITKDPESGIRNVGLYRIQVLSPTELALHWQIHKDGNHHYWKAKRLGKRLEVAIAIGGDPVLSYVASAPLPPEVDEYLFAGLIREEGVELIKGITVDLEYPAHAEIVIEGYVDPSEPLVDEGPFGDHTGFYTPVDKYPKMHITAILHRNNPIYLATIVGKPPQEDKYIGWATERIFLPLIKFNLPEVVDYHLPAEGCFHNFCFVSIKKRYPGHAFKTAYALLGLGLMSLTKHIVVFDEDIDVHDFGQVLWAWGNNVDPSRDVLILKGPIDVLDHSTNQVGFGGKMVIDATTKWKEEGYTREWPEVIEMSQEVKKRIDSLWHRLGL